From the Tripterygium wilfordii isolate XIE 37 chromosome 6, ASM1340144v1, whole genome shotgun sequence genome, one window contains:
- the LOC120000374 gene encoding protein NSP-INTERACTING KINASE 3 isoform X1, which yields MERRSSVFWEVGFLVLALVDIAYATLSPAGVNYEVVALMAIKNALRDPYSVLDNWDINSVDPCGWRMITCTPDGYVSALGLPSQSLSGTLSPGIGNLTFLESILLQNNAIAGLIPATIGKLEKLEALDLSNNTFSGDIPSSLGNLKDLNYLRLNNNSLTGSCPESLSNIGGLTLVDLSYNNLSGSLPKISARTFKVAGNPLLCSPKADNNCSGVFPEPLLLPPDDGKDPSESGSKNHRVAVAFGASFGAAFSIILVIGLLFWWRYRRNQQIFFDINEQYDPEVRLGHLKRYTFKELRAATNHFSSKNILGKGGFGIVYKGCLSDGSVVAVKRLKDYNTAGGEIQFQTEVETISLAVHRNLLRLRGFCSTENERLLVYPYMPNGSVASRLKDQIHGRPALDWARRKRVALGTARGLLYLHEQCDPKIIHRDVKAANILLDEDFEAVVGDFGLAKLLDHRDSHVTTAVRGTIGHIAPEYLSTGQSSEKTDVFGFGILLLELITGQKALDFGRSANQKGVMLDWVKKLHQEGKLGLMVDKDLKGNFDRIELEEIVQVALLCTQFNPSHRPKMSDVLRMLEGDGLAEKWEASQKMIETSRFRSCEYPQRYSDFIEESSLVVEAMELSGPR from the exons ATGGAAAGAAGAAGTTCCGTGTTTTGGGAAGTGGGGTTTCTGGTTTTGGCATTGGTGGACATTGCTTATGCTACACTTTCTCCTGCTGGTGTAAATTATGAAG TGGTGGCATTGATGGCCATTAAGAATGCCTTACGTGATCCATACAGTGTTCTGGACAATTGGGATATAAACTCTGTTGACCCTTGTGGCTGGAGGATGATTACTTGCACTCCTGATGGCTATGTTTCTGCTTT GGGACTTCCTAGTCAAAGCTTGTCTGGGACCTTGTCTCCAGGAATTGGAAATCTTACCTTCTTGGAGTCAAT CTTGCTGCAGAATAATGCCATTGCGGGACTGATACCTGCTACAATTGGGAAGTTGGAGAAGCTTGAAGCACTGGATCTCTCAAACAATACGTTCAGCGGTGACATACCTTCATCATTGGGAAACCTCAAAGATCTAAATTACTT GCGGTTAAACAACAACAGCCTTACTGGAAGCTGCCCAGAATCGCTGTCCAATATTGGAGGCCTCACTCTTGT GGACCTTTCGTATAACAATTTGAGTGGTTCCTTGCCAAAAATATCAGCAAGAACTTTCAA AGTTGCAGGTAACCCTTTACTCTGCAGTCCTAAGGCTGACAACAACTGTTCTGGTGTCTTTCCGGAGCCTCTTTTACTCCCCCCAGATGATGGAAAAG ATCCATCAGAATCTGGATCAAAGAACCACCGAGTCGCTGTAGCATTTGGTGCAAGCTTTGGCGCTGCTTTTTCCATCATTCTTGTTATTGGGTTATTGTTTTGGTGGCGATATAGGCGGAACCAGCAGATTTTCTTTGATATAAATG AGCAATATGACCCAGAAGTACGGTTGGGCCATTTAAAAAGGTATACTTTTAAGGAGCTCAGGGCTGCAACTAACCATTTTAGTTCAAAGAATATTCTGGGAAAGGGTGGATTTGGAATTGTATACAAAGGATGCTTGAGTGATGGATCTGTTGTGGCTGTTAAAAGGCTGAAGGATTACAATACAGCTGGGGGTGAAATCCAGTTTCAAACAGAAGTGGAGACGATAAGTTTGGCTGTCCATCGGAATCTTCTCAGACTCCGTGGTTTCTGTTCAACTGAGAATGAGAGGCTTCTGGTTTACCCCTATATGCCAAATGGAAGTGTAGCATCTCGGCTAAAAG ATCAAATCCATGGTCGACCAGCTTTAGACTGGGCAAGGCGAAAGAGAGTAGCTTTAGGTACAGCAAGGGGGCTACTCTATTTGCATGAGCAGTGTGATCCCAAAATCATTCACCGTGATGTTAAAGCCGCCAACATTTTACTGGATGAGGACTTTGAGGCAGTTGTGGGAGATTTTGGGCTGGCTAAGCTTTTGGATCATCGAGATTCCCACGTGACAACAGCTGTGCGTGGTACTATTGGCCATATAGCCCCAGAGTACTTATCAACAGGTCAATCTTCAGAAAAAACGGATgtgtttgggtttggaatcTTGCTTCTTGAGCTAATCACAGGTCAGAAGGCTCTGGATTTCGGACGATCAGCGAACCAGAAAGGTGTAATGCTTGATTGG GTAAAGAAGCTCCATCAAGAAGGGAAACTAGGCCTAATGGTGGACAAAGATCTAAAAGGAAACTTTGACAGGATTGAGTTGGAAGAAATTGTCCAGGTGGCCCTTCTATGTACTCAATTCAATCCTTCTCATCGGCCAAAGATGTCCGACGTGTTGAGGATGTTAGAGGGTGATGGTTTGGCCGAGAAATGGGAGGCCTCACAGAAGATGATCGAGACCTCGAGATTCCGATCTTGTGAATACCCTCAAAGATATTCAGATTTCATAGAAGAATCCTCACTTGTGGTAGAAGCAATGGAGCTTTCTGGCCCCCGGTGA
- the LOC120000374 gene encoding protein NSP-INTERACTING KINASE 3 isoform X2 codes for MERRSSVFWEVGFLVLALVDIAYATLSPAGVNYEVVALMAIKNALRDPYSVLDNWDINSVDPCGWRMITCTPDGYVSALGLPSQSLSGTLSPGIGNLTFLESILLQNNAIAGLIPATIGKLEKLEALDLSNNTFSGDIPSSLGNLKDLNYLRLNNNSLTGSCPESLSNIGGLTLVDLSYNNLSGSLPKISARTFKVAGNPLLCSPKADNNCSGVFPEPLLLPPDDGKESGSKNHRVAVAFGASFGAAFSIILVIGLLFWWRYRRNQQIFFDINEQYDPEVRLGHLKRYTFKELRAATNHFSSKNILGKGGFGIVYKGCLSDGSVVAVKRLKDYNTAGGEIQFQTEVETISLAVHRNLLRLRGFCSTENERLLVYPYMPNGSVASRLKDQIHGRPALDWARRKRVALGTARGLLYLHEQCDPKIIHRDVKAANILLDEDFEAVVGDFGLAKLLDHRDSHVTTAVRGTIGHIAPEYLSTGQSSEKTDVFGFGILLLELITGQKALDFGRSANQKGVMLDWVKKLHQEGKLGLMVDKDLKGNFDRIELEEIVQVALLCTQFNPSHRPKMSDVLRMLEGDGLAEKWEASQKMIETSRFRSCEYPQRYSDFIEESSLVVEAMELSGPR; via the exons ATGGAAAGAAGAAGTTCCGTGTTTTGGGAAGTGGGGTTTCTGGTTTTGGCATTGGTGGACATTGCTTATGCTACACTTTCTCCTGCTGGTGTAAATTATGAAG TGGTGGCATTGATGGCCATTAAGAATGCCTTACGTGATCCATACAGTGTTCTGGACAATTGGGATATAAACTCTGTTGACCCTTGTGGCTGGAGGATGATTACTTGCACTCCTGATGGCTATGTTTCTGCTTT GGGACTTCCTAGTCAAAGCTTGTCTGGGACCTTGTCTCCAGGAATTGGAAATCTTACCTTCTTGGAGTCAAT CTTGCTGCAGAATAATGCCATTGCGGGACTGATACCTGCTACAATTGGGAAGTTGGAGAAGCTTGAAGCACTGGATCTCTCAAACAATACGTTCAGCGGTGACATACCTTCATCATTGGGAAACCTCAAAGATCTAAATTACTT GCGGTTAAACAACAACAGCCTTACTGGAAGCTGCCCAGAATCGCTGTCCAATATTGGAGGCCTCACTCTTGT GGACCTTTCGTATAACAATTTGAGTGGTTCCTTGCCAAAAATATCAGCAAGAACTTTCAA AGTTGCAGGTAACCCTTTACTCTGCAGTCCTAAGGCTGACAACAACTGTTCTGGTGTCTTTCCGGAGCCTCTTTTACTCCCCCCAGATGATGGAAAAG AATCTGGATCAAAGAACCACCGAGTCGCTGTAGCATTTGGTGCAAGCTTTGGCGCTGCTTTTTCCATCATTCTTGTTATTGGGTTATTGTTTTGGTGGCGATATAGGCGGAACCAGCAGATTTTCTTTGATATAAATG AGCAATATGACCCAGAAGTACGGTTGGGCCATTTAAAAAGGTATACTTTTAAGGAGCTCAGGGCTGCAACTAACCATTTTAGTTCAAAGAATATTCTGGGAAAGGGTGGATTTGGAATTGTATACAAAGGATGCTTGAGTGATGGATCTGTTGTGGCTGTTAAAAGGCTGAAGGATTACAATACAGCTGGGGGTGAAATCCAGTTTCAAACAGAAGTGGAGACGATAAGTTTGGCTGTCCATCGGAATCTTCTCAGACTCCGTGGTTTCTGTTCAACTGAGAATGAGAGGCTTCTGGTTTACCCCTATATGCCAAATGGAAGTGTAGCATCTCGGCTAAAAG ATCAAATCCATGGTCGACCAGCTTTAGACTGGGCAAGGCGAAAGAGAGTAGCTTTAGGTACAGCAAGGGGGCTACTCTATTTGCATGAGCAGTGTGATCCCAAAATCATTCACCGTGATGTTAAAGCCGCCAACATTTTACTGGATGAGGACTTTGAGGCAGTTGTGGGAGATTTTGGGCTGGCTAAGCTTTTGGATCATCGAGATTCCCACGTGACAACAGCTGTGCGTGGTACTATTGGCCATATAGCCCCAGAGTACTTATCAACAGGTCAATCTTCAGAAAAAACGGATgtgtttgggtttggaatcTTGCTTCTTGAGCTAATCACAGGTCAGAAGGCTCTGGATTTCGGACGATCAGCGAACCAGAAAGGTGTAATGCTTGATTGG GTAAAGAAGCTCCATCAAGAAGGGAAACTAGGCCTAATGGTGGACAAAGATCTAAAAGGAAACTTTGACAGGATTGAGTTGGAAGAAATTGTCCAGGTGGCCCTTCTATGTACTCAATTCAATCCTTCTCATCGGCCAAAGATGTCCGACGTGTTGAGGATGTTAGAGGGTGATGGTTTGGCCGAGAAATGGGAGGCCTCACAGAAGATGATCGAGACCTCGAGATTCCGATCTTGTGAATACCCTCAAAGATATTCAGATTTCATAGAAGAATCCTCACTTGTGGTAGAAGCAATGGAGCTTTCTGGCCCCCGGTGA
- the LOC120000374 gene encoding protein NSP-INTERACTING KINASE 3 isoform X3, whose protein sequence is MITCTPDGYVSALGLPSQSLSGTLSPGIGNLTFLESILLQNNAIAGLIPATIGKLEKLEALDLSNNTFSGDIPSSLGNLKDLNYLRLNNNSLTGSCPESLSNIGGLTLVDLSYNNLSGSLPKISARTFKVAGNPLLCSPKADNNCSGVFPEPLLLPPDDGKDPSESGSKNHRVAVAFGASFGAAFSIILVIGLLFWWRYRRNQQIFFDINEQYDPEVRLGHLKRYTFKELRAATNHFSSKNILGKGGFGIVYKGCLSDGSVVAVKRLKDYNTAGGEIQFQTEVETISLAVHRNLLRLRGFCSTENERLLVYPYMPNGSVASRLKDQIHGRPALDWARRKRVALGTARGLLYLHEQCDPKIIHRDVKAANILLDEDFEAVVGDFGLAKLLDHRDSHVTTAVRGTIGHIAPEYLSTGQSSEKTDVFGFGILLLELITGQKALDFGRSANQKGVMLDWVKKLHQEGKLGLMVDKDLKGNFDRIELEEIVQVALLCTQFNPSHRPKMSDVLRMLEGDGLAEKWEASQKMIETSRFRSCEYPQRYSDFIEESSLVVEAMELSGPR, encoded by the exons ATGATTACTTGCACTCCTGATGGCTATGTTTCTGCTTT GGGACTTCCTAGTCAAAGCTTGTCTGGGACCTTGTCTCCAGGAATTGGAAATCTTACCTTCTTGGAGTCAAT CTTGCTGCAGAATAATGCCATTGCGGGACTGATACCTGCTACAATTGGGAAGTTGGAGAAGCTTGAAGCACTGGATCTCTCAAACAATACGTTCAGCGGTGACATACCTTCATCATTGGGAAACCTCAAAGATCTAAATTACTT GCGGTTAAACAACAACAGCCTTACTGGAAGCTGCCCAGAATCGCTGTCCAATATTGGAGGCCTCACTCTTGT GGACCTTTCGTATAACAATTTGAGTGGTTCCTTGCCAAAAATATCAGCAAGAACTTTCAA AGTTGCAGGTAACCCTTTACTCTGCAGTCCTAAGGCTGACAACAACTGTTCTGGTGTCTTTCCGGAGCCTCTTTTACTCCCCCCAGATGATGGAAAAG ATCCATCAGAATCTGGATCAAAGAACCACCGAGTCGCTGTAGCATTTGGTGCAAGCTTTGGCGCTGCTTTTTCCATCATTCTTGTTATTGGGTTATTGTTTTGGTGGCGATATAGGCGGAACCAGCAGATTTTCTTTGATATAAATG AGCAATATGACCCAGAAGTACGGTTGGGCCATTTAAAAAGGTATACTTTTAAGGAGCTCAGGGCTGCAACTAACCATTTTAGTTCAAAGAATATTCTGGGAAAGGGTGGATTTGGAATTGTATACAAAGGATGCTTGAGTGATGGATCTGTTGTGGCTGTTAAAAGGCTGAAGGATTACAATACAGCTGGGGGTGAAATCCAGTTTCAAACAGAAGTGGAGACGATAAGTTTGGCTGTCCATCGGAATCTTCTCAGACTCCGTGGTTTCTGTTCAACTGAGAATGAGAGGCTTCTGGTTTACCCCTATATGCCAAATGGAAGTGTAGCATCTCGGCTAAAAG ATCAAATCCATGGTCGACCAGCTTTAGACTGGGCAAGGCGAAAGAGAGTAGCTTTAGGTACAGCAAGGGGGCTACTCTATTTGCATGAGCAGTGTGATCCCAAAATCATTCACCGTGATGTTAAAGCCGCCAACATTTTACTGGATGAGGACTTTGAGGCAGTTGTGGGAGATTTTGGGCTGGCTAAGCTTTTGGATCATCGAGATTCCCACGTGACAACAGCTGTGCGTGGTACTATTGGCCATATAGCCCCAGAGTACTTATCAACAGGTCAATCTTCAGAAAAAACGGATgtgtttgggtttggaatcTTGCTTCTTGAGCTAATCACAGGTCAGAAGGCTCTGGATTTCGGACGATCAGCGAACCAGAAAGGTGTAATGCTTGATTGG GTAAAGAAGCTCCATCAAGAAGGGAAACTAGGCCTAATGGTGGACAAAGATCTAAAAGGAAACTTTGACAGGATTGAGTTGGAAGAAATTGTCCAGGTGGCCCTTCTATGTACTCAATTCAATCCTTCTCATCGGCCAAAGATGTCCGACGTGTTGAGGATGTTAGAGGGTGATGGTTTGGCCGAGAAATGGGAGGCCTCACAGAAGATGATCGAGACCTCGAGATTCCGATCTTGTGAATACCCTCAAAGATATTCAGATTTCATAGAAGAATCCTCACTTGTGGTAGAAGCAATGGAGCTTTCTGGCCCCCGGTGA